From Prevotella melaninogenica, the proteins below share one genomic window:
- a CDS encoding class I SAM-dependent rRNA methyltransferase translates to MYKQVYLKRGKEESLLRFHPWIFSGAINKIEEGLEEGDIVRVMTHDKKFIAVGHFQIGSIAIRVLSFHDVKIDDMFWESRLKAALQVRQAIGVIREESTGTGLFPNTTYRLVHGEGDNLPGLIIDIYGKTAVMQAHSVGMHVCREVIAKALVKVMGDKLDSIYYKSETTLPYKADLGQENGFIYGDTDNNIAIENGLKFHIDWLKGQKTGFFIDQRENRSLLEYYAKGRSVLNMFCYTGGFSVYAMRGGAEVVHSVDSSAKAIELTNKNVELNFPNDSRHEAICEDAFKYLDDNDGKYDLIILDPPAFAKHRNALKNGLRGYTRLNVKGFEKIKPGGILFTFSCSQVVTKDNFRQAVFTAAAQAGRKVRILHQIHQPADHPINIYHPEGEYLKGLVLYVE, encoded by the coding sequence ATGTATAAGCAAGTATATTTGAAAAGGGGCAAAGAAGAGAGTCTTCTTCGCTTCCATCCATGGATCTTCTCAGGTGCTATCAACAAGATAGAAGAAGGACTTGAGGAAGGCGATATTGTGCGTGTGATGACGCATGATAAGAAGTTTATTGCTGTTGGTCATTTCCAGATAGGCTCTATTGCTATCCGTGTTCTCTCATTCCACGACGTAAAGATAGATGATATGTTTTGGGAAAGTCGTTTGAAAGCGGCTCTTCAAGTGCGTCAGGCGATTGGTGTAATTCGAGAAGAATCAACAGGAACAGGACTGTTCCCAAACACAACATACCGTCTTGTTCATGGTGAGGGCGACAATCTTCCAGGATTGATTATTGACATATATGGCAAGACTGCCGTTATGCAAGCCCATTCTGTAGGTATGCACGTATGCCGTGAGGTAATTGCAAAAGCCCTTGTTAAAGTAATGGGCGATAAGTTGGACAGCATCTATTATAAGAGTGAGACAACGCTTCCTTACAAGGCGGATCTTGGTCAAGAGAATGGTTTTATCTATGGAGATACTGACAATAACATAGCGATTGAGAATGGCTTAAAGTTCCATATTGACTGGTTGAAAGGTCAGAAGACGGGTTTCTTTATCGATCAGCGTGAGAACCGCTCTCTCTTGGAGTATTATGCGAAGGGAAGAAGTGTACTAAATATGTTCTGTTACACGGGTGGCTTCTCTGTTTATGCTATGCGTGGCGGTGCAGAAGTGGTGCATTCTGTTGACAGTTCTGCTAAGGCTATTGAGTTGACTAATAAGAATGTAGAACTCAACTTCCCTAATGATTCACGCCATGAGGCAATCTGTGAGGATGCTTTCAAATATCTTGACGATAACGATGGCAAGTATGATCTTATCATTCTTGACCCACCTGCCTTTGCAAAGCATCGTAACGCATTGAAGAATGGTTTGCGTGGTTATACCCGATTGAACGTCAAAGGATTTGAAAAGATTAAGCCGGGAGGAATCTTATTTACCTTTAGTTGCTCACAGGTAGTCACAAAGGACAACTTCCGACAGGCTGTCTTTACTGCTGCTGCACAAGCTGGACGTAAGGTGCGCATCCTGCATCAGATTCATCAGCCTGCTGATCATCCAATTAATATTTATCATCCAGAAGGCGAATATTTGAAGGGTCTGGTCCTTTATGTTGAATAA